The region GTCCGCGCCATGCTCTGGAACGCAGATTGGCGCGTTGGCTGGAGCGCGAAGCATTGGTAATATTCGAACAGGATACACAGACCTATTGCGAAGCGGCTCAGCTAGAGCCGGTGCCAGTCGCATTGTCTCGCGCGCAGCGACGCTGGGGCAGCTGCTCTGATAGAAAGCGCATCCGGCTAAATTGGCGGCTGATTCAAGCGCCGGACTTTGTCCGCCGATCCGTGGTCGCGCATGAGGTGACACATCTGGTGCATTTCGATCATAGCCTCGCCTTTCATGCGATGCTGGGCGATCTCTATGAAGGCGATATCTCAGCAGCAGATGCCTGGCTAAAACAACACGGACGCACGCTCTACGCTCAATTCGGCTGAAACCTGCCACTGGCATCGCCGCACGTCTGGCACTATGTAAAGCGGCATGAGCATTCTCAAACGCTTCAATCCTGCCCCTGGCACGGCTGACCTGTGGGAGTATATCAAACAACCGCAGGAGTATCGCTGGCTGATCGTGGCTGTGTCTTGTTTGCCGGTTATCGTGATCCTGTTGTGGGCAAGCGGCGAAAGCAGAATCGCGCCGCTCGATCGCCCGAACGTGACTTACATCACCACGCTGGATGAAAACCGTTCGGATGAGGAAATTCTCGCCTCCAATATCGAGAACCAGCGTGTTCAGGATGAACGCCGCGCTCAAATCGAGGCCATCG is a window of Altererythrobacter rubellus DNA encoding:
- a CDS encoding M48 family metallopeptidase, translating into MIDWLRKEMTEPEIELDGRTIPIVLKRHPRARRLTLRLAADGSAVNITLPQWARGKEAIAFAHARQAWLASQLAKVPQRSAPKPGGIIQYRGKELTIDWSEDAPRRPSRADDAIVLGGPRHALERRLARWLEREALVIFEQDTQTYCEAAQLEPVPVALSRAQRRWGSCSDRKRIRLNWRLIQAPDFVRRSVVAHEVTHLVHFDHSLAFHAMLGDLYEGDISAADAWLKQHGRTLYAQFG